From a single Rhodococcus qingshengii JCM 15477 genomic region:
- a CDS encoding FAD-dependent oxidoreductase, with the protein MTDSNRPLRVAIVGAGPAGIYAADALMKSDTAVSGRGVSIDLFERMPAPFGLIRYGVAPDHPRIKGIITALHKVLDKPQVRLLGNIDYGTDITLDDLQSFYDAVIFSTGANADRALGIPGIELDGSYGAADFVSWYDGHPDVPRTWPLEAEKVAVLGVGNVALDIARVLAKTGDELLPTEIPANVYEGLKNNKAVEVHVFGRRGPAQAKFTPLELRELDHSPTIEVIVDPEDIDYDEGSEQARRNSKQVDMVANTLQDWAIRDVGARPHKLFLHFFESPTEILGEDGKVVGLRTERTQLDGTGNVKGTGTYKDWDVQAVYRAVGYLSQNITQLPFDDQAGTVPNDAGRVVADDNAEGAARFMPATYVTGWIKRGPVGLIGHTKGDANETVANLLEDSVDFAGAANPDENAVIEFLEGKQVPYTTWQGWYRLDAHERSLGEPEGRERIKVVERHDMLKASEPDRAN; encoded by the coding sequence ATGACTGACTCCAACCGCCCACTCCGGGTCGCGATCGTCGGCGCCGGCCCCGCCGGCATCTACGCCGCCGACGCCCTCATGAAATCCGACACCGCAGTTTCCGGCCGCGGCGTCAGCATCGACCTCTTCGAGCGCATGCCCGCGCCCTTCGGCCTGATTCGTTACGGCGTCGCGCCTGATCATCCGCGCATCAAGGGCATCATCACCGCCCTGCACAAGGTGCTCGACAAGCCTCAGGTACGCCTGCTCGGCAACATCGACTACGGCACCGACATCACCCTCGACGACCTGCAGTCGTTCTACGACGCGGTCATCTTCTCCACCGGCGCCAACGCCGACCGTGCGCTCGGCATCCCGGGTATCGAACTCGACGGCAGCTACGGCGCGGCCGACTTCGTCTCCTGGTACGACGGCCACCCCGACGTACCGCGTACGTGGCCGCTCGAAGCCGAGAAGGTCGCCGTCCTCGGCGTCGGCAACGTTGCGCTCGACATCGCCCGCGTTCTCGCCAAGACCGGCGACGAACTGCTGCCGACCGAGATCCCCGCCAACGTCTACGAGGGCCTCAAGAACAACAAGGCCGTCGAGGTTCACGTCTTCGGACGCCGCGGCCCGGCCCAGGCCAAGTTCACCCCTCTCGAACTGCGCGAACTCGACCACTCGCCGACCATCGAGGTCATCGTCGACCCCGAGGACATCGACTACGACGAGGGTTCCGAGCAGGCTCGCCGCAACTCCAAGCAGGTCGACATGGTTGCGAATACGCTGCAGGACTGGGCAATTCGCGACGTCGGAGCCCGTCCTCACAAGCTGTTCCTGCACTTCTTCGAATCTCCCACGGAGATCCTCGGTGAAGACGGCAAGGTCGTCGGCCTGCGCACCGAGCGCACTCAGCTCGACGGCACCGGCAACGTCAAGGGCACCGGCACGTACAAGGACTGGGATGTCCAGGCCGTGTACCGCGCCGTCGGTTACCTCTCGCAGAACATCACGCAGTTGCCGTTCGACGACCAGGCCGGCACCGTCCCCAACGACGCCGGACGCGTCGTCGCCGACGACAACGCCGAGGGCGCAGCCCGGTTCATGCCGGCCACCTACGTCACCGGCTGGATCAAGCGCGGCCCCGTCGGCCTCATCGGCCACACCAAGGGCGACGCCAACGAAACCGTCGCGAATCTTCTCGAGGATTCCGTCGACTTCGCGGGCGCCGCGAACCCCGACGAGAACGCAGTCATCGAGTTCCTCGAAGGCAAGCAGGTTCCGTACACGACCTGGCAGGGCTGGTACCGCCTCGACGCGCACGAGCGCAGCCTGGGCGAGCCCGAGGGCCGTGAGCGCATCAAGGTCGTCGAGCGTCACGACATGCTGAAGGCATCCGAGCCCGACCGCGCGAACTGA
- a CDS encoding signal peptidase I: MTKHSTKRTDRTGPLWWITSIVSWTLLLAISAVIVATIVVPFFAGAQRFTILTGSMRPTYNPGSLVVVKPVDPSELGIGTPITYQLESGQPTVVTHRIIATSENQKGERTFITQGDANGEPDEKEVRPVQIRGKVWYSLPYLGYVNTWLTGEQRTVIVVIVVTALLLYASYMMISGIRDGRKERARARLAPDPATFAPADSAQIEKGQHDALAP; the protein is encoded by the coding sequence ATGACAAAACACTCCACGAAGCGCACCGATCGCACCGGCCCACTCTGGTGGATCACCTCTATCGTCAGTTGGACACTGCTGCTGGCAATTTCGGCAGTCATCGTCGCAACCATTGTCGTTCCCTTCTTTGCTGGAGCGCAGCGCTTCACGATTCTGACCGGTTCGATGCGCCCGACGTACAACCCTGGATCACTGGTAGTCGTCAAACCTGTCGATCCGTCCGAACTGGGGATCGGTACACCTATTACGTACCAGCTGGAATCGGGTCAGCCGACCGTCGTCACGCACCGGATCATCGCCACAAGTGAAAACCAGAAGGGTGAAAGAACTTTCATCACCCAGGGCGACGCGAACGGTGAGCCTGACGAGAAGGAAGTACGGCCGGTGCAGATCCGGGGAAAGGTCTGGTACAGCCTGCCTTATCTCGGTTACGTGAACACCTGGCTGACGGGAGAGCAGCGCACCGTGATCGTGGTGATCGTAGTGACCGCTCTACTGCTGTACGCGTCGTACATGATGATCAGCGGCATCCGTGACGGCCGGAAGGAGCGAGCTCGAGCCCGATTGGCTCCTGACCCTGCAACTTTCGCGCCCGCAGACTCCGCCCAGATCGAGAAAGGCCAGCACGATGCCCTCGCGCCCTGA
- a CDS encoding amidohydrolase family protein: MFDAHVHIIDPRFPLVENHGYLPEPFTVADYRARIASLKGLSVDGGAVVTASYQGNDQEYLKAALSELGEGWVGVTALPLDATDEDIVALDALGVRAVRFNLRRGATDLRLLADLANRAFDLVGWHAEFYVDATLLLSLEPVFAKLPAVSIDHLGMSTRGLPYLLNLVDRGVRVKATGFGRTTISDVSDVLRQIHAVNPAALMFGTDLPGTRARRAFEVHDLDVIADAVGDDLPAVMCDNARSWYRCAQVNATAPSHSPAAISAPNSSTSMDNPTAFTA; this comes from the coding sequence GTGTTTGACGCCCATGTGCATATCATCGACCCGCGCTTCCCGCTGGTCGAGAATCACGGGTACCTGCCTGAGCCCTTCACCGTGGCCGATTACCGGGCCCGGATTGCCTCGCTGAAGGGCCTCAGCGTTGACGGCGGCGCGGTGGTGACCGCGTCGTACCAGGGCAATGACCAGGAATACCTGAAAGCTGCCTTGTCCGAACTCGGCGAAGGCTGGGTGGGCGTCACTGCTTTGCCGCTCGATGCGACGGATGAAGACATCGTTGCCCTGGACGCACTGGGAGTACGTGCCGTCCGGTTCAACCTGCGCCGCGGCGCCACCGACCTGCGTCTGCTCGCCGATCTCGCCAACCGCGCATTCGATCTGGTCGGCTGGCACGCCGAGTTCTACGTCGATGCCACGCTGTTGCTGTCGTTGGAACCGGTCTTCGCCAAATTGCCCGCGGTGAGCATCGACCACTTGGGAATGTCCACCCGCGGACTGCCGTATCTCCTCAACCTCGTCGACCGCGGAGTGCGCGTCAAAGCCACCGGGTTCGGCCGCACCACCATCTCCGACGTCAGCGATGTGCTGCGCCAGATCCACGCGGTCAATCCCGCTGCGCTGATGTTCGGCACCGATCTACCCGGTACACGGGCACGTCGAGCGTTCGAGGTCCACGACCTGGACGTGATCGCCGACGCTGTCGGCGACGACCTGCCCGCGGTCATGTGCGACAACGCCCGCTCCTGGTACCGCTGCGCTCAGGTGAACGCAACGGCTCCCAGCCACAGCCCCGCCGCGATCAGCGCTCCGAACAGTTCCACCAGCATGGACAATCCGACTGCCTTCACCGCGTGA
- a CDS encoding putative leader peptide, with translation MGTTSHAAHKRRHIDLCRTASCHCR, from the coding sequence ATGGGTACCACTTCGCACGCTGCGCACAAGCGACGTCACATCGATCTGTGCCGCACCGCTTCGTGTCACTGTCGCTGA
- a CDS encoding signal peptidase I, whose amino-acid sequence MARHTKKHAKASMQNRVREVLLSLGALAGLVSIIIFIAGLAFGITPLIFRSGSMSPTIDTGALAFARTVPASEVLVGDIVSVSDSQGTRITHRVESIDQQGNNLAVAQLRGDANPIADPDPYVITEADRVFFSINRLGYVAVWLSGPSGLVLGAIAVGGLLYIAFRRREASDAEEPQRDRQDIRGDSHALKAIVALATVGLTVVGVSQIGGTKAGYTDTAAATSIQFGTAATFPTSPSTASCAVNFALVVPVAVTITWPATVGSSYRLIARDASGNLLGSNDYTATSTTGSMRYGSGGTTVAFPLIVGTYNIEIHGLSGTSVTPSYSGYQFSILVGLLYSCGGPISGTSALSRSAAPALAADAPSTPTTAVTSTTASSTTPTTTLAPAVTTTSTTAPSTTTSTTAPSTTTSSQTTTTPPPTTTTTTTTTTVPPVTTTPSEAPVGTPVTTTGHSAQKLSTSTGTVVSVSNSSGTEVYRGTVDSDAVLHWLTGTDQLYVITPSGVTVIDTSTGVWAESPAPSELPDEIKALVP is encoded by the coding sequence ATGGCTCGACACACGAAAAAACATGCAAAGGCCTCGATGCAGAACCGGGTACGGGAAGTCCTGCTCAGCCTGGGAGCCCTCGCAGGCTTGGTATCCATCATCATTTTCATCGCCGGTCTGGCTTTCGGTATCACCCCGCTGATCTTTCGGAGTGGATCGATGTCACCCACGATCGATACCGGTGCTCTCGCATTCGCGCGCACCGTGCCTGCTTCGGAAGTGCTGGTCGGTGACATCGTCAGCGTCTCCGACAGCCAAGGCACGCGCATCACCCATCGTGTGGAATCAATAGATCAGCAGGGCAACAACCTTGCCGTCGCACAACTGCGTGGTGATGCAAATCCGATCGCCGATCCCGATCCCTACGTCATCACCGAAGCCGATCGCGTCTTCTTCAGCATCAACCGCCTCGGATACGTGGCAGTCTGGCTGTCCGGACCGAGTGGGCTTGTGCTTGGTGCGATTGCCGTCGGCGGGCTCCTGTACATCGCGTTCCGTCGACGTGAGGCTTCCGACGCGGAGGAACCTCAGCGGGATCGTCAGGACATACGCGGCGACTCCCATGCCCTCAAGGCCATCGTCGCCTTGGCTACGGTCGGTCTCACGGTGGTCGGTGTGTCCCAGATCGGTGGTACCAAGGCGGGGTACACCGACACAGCCGCGGCAACAAGCATTCAGTTCGGCACTGCTGCAACCTTTCCCACGTCGCCAAGCACAGCCAGTTGCGCGGTGAATTTTGCGCTCGTTGTTCCGGTCGCAGTAACGATCACTTGGCCCGCGACTGTCGGAAGCTCATACCGCCTCATCGCTCGCGACGCCAGCGGAAACCTTTTGGGGTCGAACGACTACACCGCAACGTCTACTACAGGCTCCATGAGATACGGCTCGGGCGGTACAACAGTCGCGTTCCCGCTCATAGTCGGCACCTACAACATCGAAATCCATGGACTGAGCGGCACGTCGGTCACGCCGTCGTACTCCGGCTACCAATTCAGCATTCTCGTCGGCCTGCTCTACTCGTGTGGCGGTCCGATCAGCGGGACATCTGCTCTCAGTCGATCGGCAGCGCCGGCACTGGCGGCAGACGCTCCGAGCACTCCTACTACGGCCGTCACTTCCACGACCGCCTCATCCACCACGCCCACCACGACATTGGCGCCGGCTGTGACAACCACCAGCACAACTGCACCGTCGACAACCACCAGCACAACTGCACCGTCGACAACCACCTCGTCACAGACTACAACTACGCCGCCGCCCACAACGACAACGACAACGACAACGACAACGGTGCCACCAGTCACGACCACTCCGAGCGAGGCCCCCGTCGGCACCCCGGTGACCACGACCGGTCACAGTGCACAGAAGCTCTCGACTTCCACTGGAACCGTTGTGTCCGTGTCGAATTCATCAGGTACTGAAGTCTATCGAGGTACCGTCGACAGCGACGCTGTCCTGCATTGGCTCACCGGTACCGATCAGCTATACGTAATCACCCCTTCCGGAGTCACCGTCATCGACACGTCAACGGGAGTCTGGGCCGAATCTCCTGCCCCGAGCGAACTGCCGGACGAGATCAAGGCGCTGGTGCCGTGA
- a CDS encoding alternate-type signal peptide domain-containing protein: MRKTTKAAMAVAAAGAVLLGGSGTLAKWTDSATLTSAAVQSGTLDLGACVTTSGGGWYSQVYVNAPTNPNPLVYIPDITTYRLKPGFNYTYFCDSKVMATGPRLKANVTVDKTKLSGGLAAANIDLRTYVTDQSNNLLYDSTAPTPNLIAVTSALNNTNLTAQVLFTIYPTDTTSSGLTLNTTALTIDVKQLGLTPAP, from the coding sequence ATGAGAAAGACAACGAAAGCTGCCATGGCAGTTGCCGCGGCCGGAGCCGTATTGCTCGGCGGTTCGGGCACATTGGCGAAGTGGACCGACAGTGCGACCCTGACAAGCGCCGCTGTCCAGTCCGGGACCCTGGATCTGGGAGCGTGCGTGACCACGAGCGGCGGGGGCTGGTATTCGCAGGTCTACGTCAACGCGCCCACCAATCCGAATCCACTCGTATATATCCCGGACATCACTACCTACCGGCTCAAGCCCGGATTCAACTACACGTATTTCTGCGATTCGAAGGTGATGGCCACCGGCCCACGTCTGAAAGCGAACGTGACAGTCGACAAGACCAAGTTGAGCGGCGGGCTCGCGGCCGCCAACATCGACCTTCGCACGTACGTCACGGATCAGAGCAACAATCTGCTGTACGACAGCACAGCACCGACGCCGAACCTCATCGCGGTCACGTCGGCCCTGAACAACACCAATCTGACGGCGCAGGTGTTGTTCACGATCTACCCCACCGACACGACAAGCTCAGGTCTCACACTGAATACGACGGCGTTGACGATCGACGTCAAACAACTGGGTCTCACGCCCGCACCGTAG
- a CDS encoding DUF456 domain-containing protein, translating to MSPAAEVLVGLVILVGLIGVVVPILPGTLLVFGAILVWAIMTGGATAWTVFALSTLALVVTGIVKYTWPGKRMKSGGVPNLSVVVGGVVGIIGFFVIPVVGLFLGFIVGTYFAELARLRRYDIAWSSTLHAVKAVGLSMLVELFGALIAAGLWLGAVAFT from the coding sequence ATGAGTCCAGCGGCCGAGGTCCTCGTCGGGCTGGTCATCCTGGTCGGTCTGATCGGTGTCGTCGTTCCGATTCTCCCGGGGACGCTTCTCGTTTTCGGTGCAATTCTGGTGTGGGCGATCATGACCGGTGGTGCCACGGCGTGGACGGTGTTCGCGCTGTCCACGCTGGCACTGGTGGTCACCGGGATCGTGAAGTACACGTGGCCGGGCAAGCGGATGAAGTCCGGGGGAGTGCCCAACCTGTCGGTGGTGGTCGGCGGCGTCGTCGGCATCATCGGGTTCTTCGTGATTCCGGTCGTGGGGTTGTTCCTCGGATTCATCGTTGGAACGTATTTCGCGGAACTAGCGCGGCTGCGCCGTTACGACATCGCTTGGTCGTCGACGCTTCACGCGGTGAAGGCAGTCGGATTGTCCATGCTGGTGGAACTGTTCGGAGCGCTGATCGCGGCGGGGCTGTGGCTGGGAGCCGTTGCGTTCACCTGA
- a CDS encoding O-succinylhomoserine sulfhydrylase, which produces MSGIPQGGAFQRALPDDVGLGTLGVRGGLMRTGFEETSEALFLNSGFVYESAEAAEQAFTGEVDHFVYSRYGNPTVKMFEERLRLIEGAEACFATASGMSAVFTALGALLANGDRLVAARSLFGSCFVVCNEILPRWGVEVVFVDGEDNAQWEEALSVPTTAVFFETPSNPMQSLVDVRRVSELAHAAGAKVLLDNVFATPLLQRSLDLGADVVVYSGTKHIDGQGRVLGGAILGTEEYISGPVRELMRHTGPALSPFNAWTLLKGLETMPVRIRHSVASALEIAEFLEGHSGVKWVKYPYLTSHPQHELAKSQMSGGGTVVTFELDAPDGEGKKRAFEVLNGLRVIDISNNLGDSKSLITHPATTTHRAMGPEGRAAVGLTDGVVRLSVGLEDTADLLADLKRALG; this is translated from the coding sequence GTGAGCGGAATTCCCCAGGGTGGCGCATTTCAACGAGCGCTGCCGGACGACGTCGGTCTCGGCACTCTCGGAGTTCGCGGCGGACTGATGCGTACCGGGTTCGAGGAGACTTCCGAAGCGCTGTTCCTCAACTCCGGATTCGTCTACGAGAGTGCAGAAGCCGCCGAACAAGCCTTCACCGGCGAGGTGGATCATTTTGTCTACTCCCGCTACGGCAACCCGACGGTCAAGATGTTCGAAGAGCGCCTGCGTCTCATCGAAGGTGCAGAAGCGTGCTTTGCGACGGCCAGCGGAATGTCGGCAGTCTTCACGGCGTTGGGCGCACTGTTGGCCAACGGCGACCGATTGGTCGCCGCGCGCAGCCTCTTCGGATCCTGCTTCGTGGTGTGCAACGAGATCCTTCCGCGCTGGGGGGTCGAGGTTGTTTTCGTCGACGGTGAGGACAACGCGCAGTGGGAAGAGGCGCTGTCCGTGCCTACCACGGCAGTGTTCTTCGAGACTCCGTCCAACCCGATGCAATCTCTCGTCGACGTTCGACGGGTGTCGGAGCTTGCTCATGCAGCCGGTGCAAAGGTATTGCTGGACAACGTCTTCGCGACGCCGCTTCTGCAGCGCAGCCTCGATCTGGGTGCCGACGTCGTGGTGTACTCCGGCACCAAGCACATCGACGGTCAGGGCCGCGTGCTTGGTGGCGCGATCCTCGGTACCGAGGAATACATCAGCGGTCCCGTCCGAGAACTGATGCGGCACACCGGTCCTGCGCTCAGTCCATTCAATGCGTGGACTCTGCTCAAGGGCCTGGAGACGATGCCGGTCCGTATTCGGCACTCCGTGGCTTCGGCACTCGAGATCGCCGAATTCCTCGAAGGACACTCCGGCGTCAAGTGGGTCAAGTATCCGTACCTGACGTCGCATCCGCAGCACGAGCTCGCGAAGTCTCAGATGAGCGGTGGCGGAACGGTTGTCACGTTCGAGCTCGATGCGCCTGACGGAGAGGGCAAGAAGCGGGCGTTCGAGGTTCTCAACGGTCTGCGCGTCATCGACATCTCCAACAACTTGGGAGATTCCAAGTCGTTGATCACTCACCCCGCCACGACAACGCACCGGGCCATGGGTCCGGAAGGCCGTGCAGCAGTGGGTCTTACAGACGGCGTTGTCCGTCTGTCCGTCGGTCTCGAAGACACGGCTGATCTGTTGGCTGATCTGAAGCGAGCACTCGGCTGA
- a CDS encoding HAD-IIA family hydrolase, with protein MTSTEDQTGWTYLMDMDGVLVHEEHLIPGADTFLAELASNDIPYMVLTNNSIRTPRDLRARLLNSGLDIPEKSIWTSALATATFLANQRPGGSAYVVGESGLTTALHDIGYVLTDSDPDYVVLGETRTYSFEAITTAIRLVERGSRFIATNPDATGPSRDGSLPATGSVAALITKATGRDPYYVGKPNALMMRSALRSIGAHSANTLMIGDRMDTDIVCGLEAGLQTILVMTGISTRASVELYPYRPTIVLESVADLVGTTTDPFRSNTNN; from the coding sequence ATGACCAGTACAGAAGATCAGACCGGTTGGACCTACCTCATGGACATGGACGGGGTTCTCGTCCACGAGGAGCACTTGATACCTGGAGCGGACACGTTCCTGGCAGAGCTGGCGTCGAACGACATCCCGTACATGGTGCTCACCAACAACTCCATCCGCACCCCGCGTGACCTGCGAGCACGCCTGCTCAATTCGGGACTCGACATCCCGGAGAAGTCGATCTGGACGTCAGCGCTCGCAACCGCGACGTTCCTGGCCAACCAGCGGCCGGGCGGCAGCGCCTACGTGGTCGGCGAATCGGGCCTGACCACTGCCCTGCACGACATCGGTTACGTCCTGACGGACAGCGACCCCGACTACGTCGTCCTCGGCGAGACGCGAACGTACTCCTTCGAGGCAATCACCACCGCCATTCGCCTGGTCGAGCGTGGATCGCGGTTCATCGCCACCAACCCGGACGCCACTGGACCGTCGCGAGACGGCTCGCTGCCGGCCACCGGCTCGGTCGCCGCTCTCATCACCAAGGCGACCGGACGCGATCCCTACTACGTCGGCAAGCCCAACGCCTTGATGATGCGCTCAGCCCTGCGGTCCATCGGCGCTCATTCCGCCAATACGTTGATGATCGGCGACCGCATGGACACCGACATCGTCTGTGGCCTCGAAGCCGGACTGCAGACGATTCTGGTGATGACCGGGATCTCGACCCGCGCGTCGGTAGAGCTCTATCCCTACCGCCCGACCATCGTCCTCGAGTCGGTCGCCGATCTTGTGGGAACAACAACCGATCCATTTCGTAGCAACACAAACAATTGA
- a CDS encoding SipW-dependent-type signal peptide-containing protein: MTSTRFRALLALGMVLGVGGVTTLAAWTSSAIATSGNITTGSINLQLNSIAQPTLTKSLNFSELGKSGMIPGDSNTALIKVNNLGTGATVPLKYTITSTSSGALTTSLRMTVSSNGTVANKCTDGANVVSSLALTLTANQAIGSPDRPLAVGATENLCVSVQLPTTPTPPTNSTSNIVLTFTAKV; this comes from the coding sequence TTGACCAGCACGCGCTTTCGCGCGCTGCTCGCTTTGGGGATGGTACTGGGTGTCGGCGGTGTCACTACACTCGCCGCCTGGACGTCTTCGGCGATTGCGACTTCGGGCAACATCACGACCGGGTCGATCAATCTGCAGTTGAACAGCATTGCCCAGCCCACCCTGACCAAGTCCCTGAATTTCAGTGAGCTTGGCAAGTCCGGAATGATTCCCGGTGATTCGAATACCGCTCTGATCAAGGTCAACAACCTCGGCACAGGGGCAACTGTCCCACTGAAGTACACCATCACGTCTACGAGTAGTGGTGCGTTGACGACCTCTCTACGAATGACGGTTTCCTCCAACGGAACTGTTGCCAACAAGTGCACTGACGGCGCCAACGTCGTGTCCTCGCTCGCGCTGACACTCACCGCGAATCAAGCCATCGGTAGCCCCGACCGCCCACTGGCGGTAGGGGCTACCGAGAATTTATGTGTCTCGGTGCAGCTTCCGACAACACCGACACCGCCGACGAACAGCACGTCGAACATCGTCCTGACCTTCACGGCAAAGGTGTGA
- a CDS encoding rhodanese-like domain-containing protein: MSYAGDLTPEQAWELLRENPDAVLVDVRTDAEWKYVGVPDVSSLGKQAALIEWVSHPTGARNDNFVDQLKEAGITADSSGSERPVIFLCRSGQRSIGAAEAATAAGIGPSYNVLDGFEGALGADGHRGLVGWRAIGLPWRQQ, from the coding sequence GTGAGTTACGCAGGCGATCTGACGCCGGAGCAAGCCTGGGAGCTGCTCCGCGAAAACCCCGACGCCGTGCTGGTCGACGTGCGGACCGATGCGGAGTGGAAGTACGTCGGTGTCCCCGATGTGTCCTCCCTCGGCAAGCAGGCCGCACTGATCGAATGGGTGAGCCACCCGACCGGCGCGCGCAATGACAACTTCGTCGACCAGTTGAAGGAAGCCGGCATCACTGCTGATTCCTCCGGGTCGGAGCGTCCGGTGATTTTCCTGTGTCGATCCGGACAACGTTCCATCGGTGCGGCGGAAGCTGCGACTGCGGCGGGCATCGGCCCGTCGTACAACGTGCTCGACGGGTTCGAAGGCGCATTGGGTGCCGACGGACATCGCGGACTTGTAGGTTGGCGGGCCATCGGCTTGCCATGGAGGCAGCAGTGA
- a CDS encoding alternate-type signal peptide domain-containing protein — protein sequence MKKQTKGAIAAAAAGALLLGGAGSLAVWSDSADVSGGGPVTSGALDLSSCAPVGGGWNSLNPTKTAITNSSAYRIVTTESIEYTCDVTVTAVGDRLAAVLTADTAGIVPGANSAELAAAVVPVTTIKDTGGNPISQITKAQNGTIVHVGVRLNFNEVANQVAQNQSLNLSAMKLVVTQTALTPAP from the coding sequence ATGAAGAAGCAGACCAAGGGTGCGATCGCTGCTGCGGCGGCCGGTGCCCTCCTCCTCGGCGGTGCCGGCTCGCTCGCAGTCTGGAGCGATTCGGCCGACGTCAGTGGCGGCGGGCCCGTCACGTCCGGCGCCCTCGACCTGAGCTCTTGCGCACCGGTCGGTGGCGGGTGGAACTCCCTCAACCCGACGAAGACCGCGATCACCAACAGCTCGGCTTACCGAATAGTCACCACCGAGAGCATCGAATACACCTGCGACGTCACTGTGACCGCAGTGGGCGATCGTCTCGCGGCTGTTCTGACCGCTGATACGGCCGGAATCGTTCCGGGTGCGAACAGCGCCGAGCTTGCCGCTGCTGTCGTGCCCGTGACGACAATCAAGGACACTGGCGGCAACCCGATTTCGCAGATCACCAAAGCCCAGAACGGAACGATCGTCCACGTCGGAGTCCGGCTGAACTTCAACGAGGTGGCCAATCAGGTCGCGCAGAACCAGTCGCTGAACTTGTCGGCGATGAAGTTGGTCGTCACTCAGACAGCACTGACACCGGCCCCGTAA
- a CDS encoding sulfite exporter TauE/SafE family protein, with protein sequence MSGLDAFFILLAGIGAGAINAVVGSGTLITFPTLVAFGMPPVTATMSNAVGLVAGGVSGTWGYRRELSGQWDRLKWQIPASLAGALLGSWLLMHLPEKLFETIVPVLLVLALALVLLQPRIQAWAKKRSTEETTLSTKRLMLLTAGTFAVGIYGGYFTAAQGILLIGVMGAILPETLQRMNGAKNLLSLLVNIVAAGMYITLAFDQINWAAAGLIAVGSLGGGVLGARYGRRLSPTALRYTIVVVGLIGLWRLLA encoded by the coding sequence GTGAGTGGACTCGACGCTTTCTTCATCTTGTTGGCCGGTATCGGCGCGGGCGCGATCAACGCCGTGGTCGGCAGTGGAACGCTGATCACGTTTCCCACCCTGGTCGCCTTCGGCATGCCGCCCGTGACCGCAACCATGTCCAACGCGGTCGGGCTCGTCGCCGGCGGAGTTTCGGGTACCTGGGGCTACCGACGTGAGCTGTCCGGACAGTGGGATCGACTGAAGTGGCAGATTCCGGCGTCACTCGCCGGGGCACTACTCGGTTCGTGGTTGCTCATGCATCTACCCGAGAAACTGTTCGAGACCATCGTTCCGGTGCTGCTGGTCCTCGCTCTCGCGCTCGTCCTCCTCCAACCACGCATCCAGGCGTGGGCCAAGAAGCGTTCCACCGAAGAAACGACGCTGTCCACCAAGAGGCTGATGCTCCTGACCGCCGGCACTTTTGCAGTCGGCATCTACGGCGGGTACTTCACTGCCGCGCAGGGCATCCTTCTCATCGGTGTGATGGGTGCCATCCTCCCGGAAACCCTCCAGCGCATGAACGGCGCGAAGAACCTGCTGTCGCTGCTCGTCAACATCGTTGCAGCAGGGATGTACATCACTCTGGCATTCGATCAGATCAATTGGGCAGCAGCCGGTTTGATCGCCGTCGGCTCACTCGGTGGTGGCGTTCTCGGTGCCCGCTACGGACGGCGCCTGTCCCCCACTGCACTGCGCTACACGATTGTCGTCGTCGGCCTGATCGGACTGTGGCGCCTTCTCGCTTGA